Proteins encoded in a region of the bacterium genome:
- a CDS encoding type II toxin-antitoxin system HicA family toxin, with product MCALARAGFVVDRQSGSHLIMNHPNKPDLLVIVPRHAKDLKRGLIAGIILKAPT from the coding sequence ATCTGCGCGCTTGCGAGAGCCGGCTTCGTCGTTGATCGGCAGAGTGGAAGTCACCTGATAATGAATCATCCAAATAAGCCCGACTTGCTGGTCATTGTTCCGCGACACGCGAAAGACCTGAAGCGCGGGCTTATCGCGGGAATCATTTTAAAAGCGCCGACATGA
- the truA gene encoding tRNA pseudouridine(38-40) synthase TruA produces MSFSYLIHLTFDGTDFAGWQSQTGVRTVQDTLTAALADLFEPGVTATAAGRTDAGVHAIDMPVSFATAIDREPEIVMRALNATLPPDVKVKEARRVRDGFSARRNAIFRAYRYVIETHPFFDPLTRRYAYQIPVALDGTAMQNAVLRLLGEHDFTSFRAAGCTAKSPVRTVIAASVADEGEGRVVLSISANGFLRHMVRSIAGTLIEIGRHDRPVEDIDRLLAAPRRDEAGVTAPPQGLFFVRADYPEEAF; encoded by the coding sequence ATGTCGTTCAGCTACCTCATCCACCTGACCTTCGACGGCACGGACTTCGCGGGCTGGCAGTCGCAAACCGGTGTGCGGACCGTGCAGGATACGTTGACGGCGGCACTTGCGGATCTGTTCGAGCCCGGGGTGACGGCGACCGCCGCGGGGCGCACCGACGCGGGCGTGCACGCGATCGACATGCCCGTGAGCTTCGCGACGGCCATCGATCGCGAGCCGGAGATCGTCATGCGCGCGCTGAACGCGACGCTGCCGCCGGACGTCAAGGTCAAAGAGGCGCGCCGCGTGCGCGACGGGTTTTCCGCGCGGCGAAACGCGATCTTCCGCGCTTATCGCTACGTCATCGAGACGCATCCGTTTTTTGATCCGCTGACGCGGCGGTACGCGTATCAGATCCCCGTTGCGCTCGACGGAACGGCCATGCAGAATGCCGTGTTGCGCCTATTGGGCGAGCACGATTTCACGTCGTTTCGCGCCGCGGGATGCACGGCGAAATCGCCTGTGCGCACGGTGATTGCCGCGTCGGTCGCGGATGAGGGCGAGGGCCGCGTCGTGCTGTCGATTTCGGCCAACGGGTTCTTGCGTCACATGGTGAGGTCGATTGCGGGGACGCTCATCGAGATCGGCCGGCACGACCGCCCGGTGGAGGATATCGACCGCTTGCTGGCCGCGCCGCGCCGCGATGAGGCCGGCGTCACCGCCCCGCCGCAGGGGCTGTTTTTCGTGCGGGCGGATTATCCGGAAGAGGCGTTTTGA
- a CDS encoding alkaline phosphatase family protein: MLIAVVLMLASNTAFAAEPKVIILGFDGMDLRLVHKYMDEGLMPNMQKLQGTGHLGRLDTTNPSESPVAWASFAVGGNPGKTGIYDFLRRMPGSYFPEFATVTPGTKEVLPSDALRWGIAAGAGVVAALLLFFLLRLVTRSTITRLVAAIVPAVCVFGASAYVITKWVPKELPIPIGQRQGTAFWNYAADAGMGVTAIRVPVTFPAEDFGGKLLSGLGVPDVRQTNGTFTVYSTQKMTATNTEMGGKLVPVTMLGDRIEAKVLGPRNFTLKDNPDVTVPFVAKINKAAKTADITCQGQTRTVKMGEFSDFFTFDFALNPLVHLSGIAKFALLAVEPDVRIYLTPVNFDPAKLPPTVRISAPADFAPMLHGQHGPFKTIGWQEETWALNELQISEELFLADLFETMSDIEKIVYAELDKRDARLFIGVFEATDRLQHMFWRYLDEKHPLYDADEAAKHSEAFRRLYAKIDQIIGRVMEQNVDDDTHLFVMSDHGFQSFRKAVNINTWLVENGFMALKGQEPGTEFNLDQLFGKGEFWPNVDWSRTKAYHIGLGNIYINLFGREPQGVVHKLEYEKVQNEIREGLKKLIDPETGEPVVIDVYPRQEIYKGPAFDLAPDLILGFAEGYRISWQSALGGMPKGVILPNDRKWSGDHCSVDPSLTYGVLASNRKITKDAPIIYDLAPTALSALGVDLPGDIDGKPLY, translated from the coding sequence TTGCTGATCGCCGTCGTTTTGATGCTTGCGTCCAACACGGCGTTCGCTGCGGAACCAAAAGTCATCATCCTCGGTTTCGACGGCATGGATTTGCGCCTTGTCCATAAATACATGGACGAGGGGCTGATGCCGAACATGCAAAAGCTGCAGGGGACGGGGCACCTGGGACGGCTCGACACCACGAACCCGAGCGAGTCGCCGGTGGCGTGGGCGTCGTTCGCGGTCGGCGGCAATCCCGGCAAGACGGGCATCTACGATTTCCTGCGCCGCATGCCCGGAAGCTACTTCCCGGAGTTCGCGACGGTCACGCCGGGCACAAAGGAAGTGCTGCCCTCGGACGCCCTACGCTGGGGTATCGCGGCGGGCGCGGGTGTCGTTGCGGCGCTGCTGCTCTTTTTCCTGTTGCGTCTCGTGACGCGCTCGACGATCACGCGGCTTGTCGCGGCGATCGTGCCGGCGGTTTGCGTGTTCGGCGCGTCGGCTTATGTCATCACGAAGTGGGTGCCGAAAGAGCTGCCGATTCCCATCGGCCAGCGGCAGGGCACGGCGTTCTGGAATTACGCGGCCGACGCCGGCATGGGCGTCACGGCGATCCGCGTTCCGGTGACGTTCCCCGCGGAGGATTTCGGCGGCAAGCTGCTGTCGGGCCTCGGCGTGCCGGACGTGCGTCAGACCAATGGCACGTTTACGGTCTATTCGACGCAGAAGATGACCGCGACGAACACGGAGATGGGCGGCAAACTCGTGCCGGTGACGATGCTGGGCGACCGCATCGAGGCCAAGGTGCTCGGCCCGCGCAACTTCACGTTGAAGGACAATCCGGATGTGACGGTGCCGTTCGTCGCGAAGATCAACAAGGCCGCGAAGACCGCGGACATCACCTGCCAGGGGCAGACGCGGACCGTGAAGATGGGTGAGTTCTCCGATTTCTTCACGTTCGATTTCGCGCTCAATCCGCTCGTGCATCTTTCGGGTATCGCGAAATTCGCGCTGCTTGCGGTCGAGCCGGATGTGCGCATCTACCTGACGCCGGTCAACTTCGATCCGGCGAAGCTCCCGCCGACGGTGCGCATCTCGGCGCCGGCGGATTTCGCGCCGATGCTCCACGGGCAGCACGGGCCGTTCAAGACGATCGGCTGGCAGGAAGAGACCTGGGCGCTGAACGAATTGCAGATCAGCGAGGAGCTGTTTCTTGCGGATCTGTTCGAGACGATGAGCGACATCGAGAAGATCGTGTACGCCGAACTCGACAAGCGCGATGCGCGGCTGTTCATCGGCGTGTTCGAGGCGACCGATCGCCTGCAGCACATGTTCTGGCGCTATCTGGACGAGAAACATCCGCTGTACGACGCCGACGAAGCCGCGAAGCACTCCGAGGCATTCCGTCGCTTGTACGCGAAGATCGATCAGATCATCGGCCGGGTGATGGAGCAAAACGTCGATGACGACACGCACCTGTTCGTCATGTCCGACCACGGGTTCCAGTCGTTCCGTAAGGCGGTCAACATCAATACGTGGCTCGTCGAAAACGGTTTCATGGCGCTCAAGGGGCAGGAGCCGGGCACGGAATTCAACCTCGACCAGCTTTTCGGCAAGGGCGAGTTCTGGCCGAACGTGGACTGGTCGCGCACCAAGGCCTACCACATCGGGCTTGGCAATATTTACATCAACCTTTTCGGGCGCGAGCCGCAGGGCGTCGTGCACAAGCTCGAATACGAGAAGGTGCAAAACGAGATCCGCGAGGGGCTCAAGAAGCTTATCGACCCGGAGACGGGCGAGCCTGTCGTCATCGACGTGTATCCGCGGCAGGAGATCTACAAGGGACCGGCGTTCGACCTTGCGCCCGACCTGATTCTCGGTTTCGCGGAGGGCTACCGCATCTCCTGGCAGAGCGCGCTTGGCGGCATGCCCAAGGGCGTGATTCTGCCGAACGATCGCAAGTGGAGCGGCGACCATTGCTCGGTCGATCCGTCGCTGACCTACGGCGTGCTGGCGTCAAACCGCAAGATCACCAAGGACGCGCCGATCATCTACGACCTGGCGCCGACGGCGCTGTCGGCGCTCGGCGTCGACCTGCCGGGGGATATTGACGGGAAGCCGCTGTATTGA
- the carA gene encoding glutamine-hydrolyzing carbamoyl-phosphate synthase small subunit: MTRAAYLVLADGRVFAGERFGAAGETIGEVVFNTSMTGYQEILTDPSYHGQIVCMTYPLIGNTGVNGEDIESRRIFAQGFVVRSRSLVTSSWRATNSLDDYLADNGVPGLCELDTRALTRHLREHGAQMGIIGEGDPQELQARLSRAPGIVGRDLVREVTCEVGYDFAEGPWDLDAGYGSSPDAGKRPRVVALDFGVKSNILRMLVGAGMDVTVMPANASAEDVLARKPDGVFLSNGPGDPEPLEYAAKTVRGLVGKTPIFGICLGHQILGLALGGKTRKLKFGHHGANQPVKDHLTGRVEITSQNHNYVVDPDTLPDRLIVPTHTNLNDGTNEGLAHRELPVFSVQYHPEASPGPHDASPLFARFVEMIRTGEPVVK, from the coding sequence ATGACGCGCGCGGCGTATCTCGTGCTCGCCGACGGGCGCGTCTTTGCCGGCGAGCGCTTCGGCGCGGCGGGCGAGACGATCGGCGAGGTTGTGTTCAACACGAGCATGACGGGCTACCAGGAGATCCTCACCGATCCGTCCTACCACGGGCAGATCGTGTGCATGACGTACCCGCTCATCGGCAACACGGGTGTCAACGGCGAGGACATCGAAAGCCGGCGCATCTTCGCGCAGGGATTCGTCGTCCGCTCGCGCAGCCTCGTCACATCGTCCTGGCGCGCGACAAACTCGCTTGACGACTACCTCGCCGACAACGGCGTGCCCGGCCTTTGCGAACTCGATACGCGCGCGCTCACGCGGCACCTTCGCGAGCACGGCGCGCAGATGGGCATCATCGGCGAGGGCGATCCGCAAGAACTGCAAGCCAGGCTTTCGCGCGCCCCGGGCATCGTCGGGCGCGATCTCGTGCGCGAGGTGACCTGCGAGGTCGGCTACGATTTCGCGGAGGGCCCGTGGGATCTGGACGCCGGATATGGTTCGTCGCCCGACGCCGGAAAACGCCCGCGCGTCGTCGCGCTGGATTTCGGCGTGAAGTCGAACATCCTTCGCATGCTCGTCGGCGCGGGGATGGATGTCACCGTGATGCCCGCGAACGCTAGCGCCGAGGACGTGCTCGCGAGAAAGCCGGACGGCGTGTTTCTCTCGAACGGCCCGGGCGATCCGGAACCGCTCGAATACGCGGCGAAGACGGTGCGCGGGCTTGTCGGCAAGACGCCGATCTTCGGCATCTGCCTGGGGCATCAGATCCTGGGCCTCGCGCTCGGCGGCAAGACGCGAAAGCTGAAATTCGGTCACCACGGCGCGAACCAGCCGGTGAAGGACCACCTGACCGGCCGCGTGGAGATCACCAGCCAGAACCACAACTACGTGGTCGATCCGGACACGCTGCCCGATCGTCTCATCGTCCCGACGCACACCAACCTCAACGACGGCACCAACGAAGGCCTCGCGCACCGCGAGTTGCCGGTGTTTTCCGTGCAGTACCACCCGGAGGCCTCCCCCGGCCCGCACGACGCCTCGCCGCTTTTCGCGCGCTTCGTCGAGATGATTCGCACCGGCGAGCCGGTGGTGAAGTGA
- a CDS encoding type II toxin-antitoxin system HicB family antitoxin, translated as MQSYTVLYELAEEGGYVVHVPALPGCMTQGETLEEAREMAADAIKLYLDVLRDKGRPIPPDVTTPARIEKIRIAI; from the coding sequence ATTCAGTCCTACACCGTCTTGTACGAGCTTGCCGAAGAGGGCGGGTACGTGGTGCATGTTCCAGCACTTCCCGGTTGCATGACGCAGGGGGAAACGCTCGAAGAGGCGCGCGAAATGGCGGCCGACGCGATCAAATTGTACCTGGACGTATTACGCGACAAAGGTCGCCCGATCCCGCCGGATGTCACGACGCCGGCTCGCATCGAAAAAATCAGGATCGCCATTTAG